In one window of Paraflavitalea soli DNA:
- a CDS encoding SusC/RagA family TonB-linked outer membrane protein, producing the protein MKKTTLLLFLSLVTFLGIQAQTRVLRGKVADIETRAPLPGVSVTTIGNATPQATAADGTFSMSVQGKVILVISSVGYKTQSLNISASDSAIEVLLQKSTEALGEVVVIGYGKQQKKDVTSAISSISGKELKELPVTNVNQALQGRIPGMQVVTAGHQPGAGTNVRIRGINTITQGTGPIYVVDGVVVTYDLREINPNDIESIDVLKDASAAAIYGSRASEGVVIITTKRASSGRTTVNYDAYYGVQKMIRTYDFVDNIDDYVKLRRQGLSDEDPVAWPNGPGIDTLLFNGDERRNMAQGRWTDWVGAVTQTAPQQSHTLSVSNGFGKNKFYLSGNYLNQDGIIKGSNFERYSLKANMESEVSAKLKVGVNTNFSHIVNDVVSNEAFYNAVTISPLMSIYDSLGNPSANIDPSSGNLLFNNPVTLTRTPVHNVDDRFLGNIFGEYKIIPGLTFRSSFGLDVYKNQRFEYYPRTTSAGFAKKGVAKIQNFGWRDYLWENTLAYSYAPSEDHVFDFLAGATYQQRRQEWNYEEGSGFPTDALTYKNMGLASNRDVIASDYFNWSVASLLGRVIYKFKGRYIINGTIRRDGSSRFGADNKYGYFPSISGAWRLIDEPFIGLKTRSVISDAKIRIGYGIVGNQEIPIAAIYTQMQPGVYPYNGSNQTSGFQLGTSTEGNPALKWESQRQFNIGFDYAMFNNRIRLTVDYYNKNIHDLLMNNPLAPSQGFDSKWINISQMNTRGIDLGLNVNIIKTNHVDWQMNINWSKFTSKITSLLPGVDSLSPYLKVGEAPNSLIVDYVYDGLYQKGDDFSLNPDARPGDVRVKDLDKNGTINQYDRTIIGRTVPKGWGGIWNYVRYKQFSMTVFASYTYGHMISNKAYQDYLYYSSKTATRTIKDGLNYWTPENTNTDVPRPNQFGRSLRALQSGTSSFMVQKGDFIRIRNITLAYDVPSALLSKAKINSLRVYVQAVEPFLFTKYKGIDPEIGTGQYDVYPRYRTFLFGLQLSL; encoded by the coding sequence ATGAAGAAGACGACTCTCCTCTTATTTTTATCCCTAGTAACTTTCCTGGGCATCCAGGCACAAACAAGGGTGCTCAGGGGTAAGGTAGCTGATATAGAAACAAGGGCGCCCCTGCCCGGCGTTTCTGTAACCACTATTGGGAATGCTACTCCCCAGGCAACCGCTGCCGATGGTACTTTTTCCATGTCTGTACAGGGTAAAGTAATCCTGGTCATCAGCAGTGTAGGCTACAAAACACAAAGCCTGAACATATCCGCGTCCGACTCTGCCATTGAAGTGTTGCTGCAAAAATCTACAGAGGCCCTGGGCGAAGTAGTAGTGATCGGTTATGGAAAACAACAAAAGAAAGATGTTACCAGCGCTATCTCCAGCATTTCGGGCAAAGAACTCAAAGAGTTGCCCGTAACCAATGTCAACCAGGCTTTACAGGGACGCATACCAGGCATGCAGGTGGTGACTGCTGGCCATCAGCCGGGTGCGGGCACCAATGTGCGCATCAGGGGTATCAACACCATCACCCAGGGTACCGGCCCCATCTATGTGGTAGATGGCGTAGTGGTTACCTACGATCTGCGCGAAATAAACCCCAACGATATAGAATCCATTGATGTACTGAAAGACGCTTCAGCAGCGGCCATTTATGGTTCCCGTGCATCAGAAGGTGTGGTGATCATTACCACCAAAAGGGCCAGCAGCGGCCGTACGACCGTCAATTATGATGCATATTATGGGGTGCAGAAAATGATCAGGACCTATGACTTCGTAGATAATATTGATGATTATGTAAAACTTCGTCGCCAGGGCCTTAGTGATGAAGATCCCGTGGCCTGGCCCAATGGTCCTGGTATTGATACCCTGCTGTTCAACGGCGATGAGCGGCGCAATATGGCCCAGGGCAGGTGGACCGATTGGGTGGGCGCTGTTACACAAACCGCTCCCCAGCAAAGCCATACCCTCAGTGTGTCGAACGGTTTCGGTAAGAATAAATTCTACCTCAGCGGCAACTACCTCAACCAGGATGGTATTATTAAGGGCTCCAATTTTGAACGTTATTCTTTGAAGGCGAATATGGAATCGGAAGTAAGCGCTAAGCTGAAAGTGGGTGTAAATACCAACTTCTCCCATATTGTGAATGATGTGGTGAGTAACGAGGCGTTTTATAATGCGGTGACCATCAGTCCGCTCATGTCCATCTACGATTCATTGGGCAATCCTTCCGCCAATATAGACCCTTCAAGCGGTAACCTTTTATTCAACAACCCGGTAACGCTTACCAGAACGCCGGTGCATAATGTAGACGATCGTTTCCTGGGAAATATCTTTGGTGAATATAAAATAATTCCGGGCCTTACTTTCCGTTCCAGCTTTGGCCTGGATGTATATAAGAACCAGCGCTTCGAATATTATCCCCGTACCACCAGCGCAGGCTTCGCGAAAAAAGGAGTAGCCAAAATACAGAACTTCGGATGGAGAGATTATTTGTGGGAGAACACCCTGGCCTATAGCTATGCCCCTTCTGAAGATCATGTATTTGATTTCCTGGCCGGCGCTACCTACCAGCAAAGAAGGCAGGAGTGGAATTATGAAGAAGGATCCGGATTCCCCACAGATGCGCTTACCTATAAGAACATGGGGCTGGCCAGCAACCGCGATGTGATTGCCAGCGATTACTTCAACTGGTCCGTAGCTTCTTTGCTGGGCCGTGTAATTTATAAATTCAAAGGCCGGTACATTATCAATGGTACCATTCGCCGGGATGGATCGTCCAGGTTTGGCGCCGATAATAAATATGGTTACTTTCCTTCTATCAGTGGCGCCTGGCGCCTGATCGATGAACCTTTCATTGGCCTGAAAACAAGATCAGTGATAAGCGATGCCAAAATACGGATAGGCTATGGTATAGTGGGCAACCAGGAAATTCCCATTGCAGCCATCTATACACAGATGCAGCCCGGTGTTTATCCGTACAATGGCAGCAACCAGACATCAGGCTTTCAGCTGGGTACCAGCACCGAAGGCAACCCTGCTTTAAAATGGGAAAGCCAGCGCCAGTTCAATATAGGGTTTGATTACGCCATGTTCAATAACCGGATACGGCTCACTGTTGATTACTACAATAAGAATATTCATGATCTCCTGATGAACAATCCATTGGCGCCATCACAGGGATTTGACAGCAAGTGGATCAATATTTCTCAAATGAATACGCGCGGTATTGACCTGGGGTTGAATGTAAATATCATTAAGACAAACCATGTCGATTGGCAGATGAATATCAACTGGTCCAAGTTTACCTCAAAGATCACCAGCCTGCTGCCAGGCGTAGATTCCTTAAGCCCTTACCTCAAAGTAGGCGAAGCGCCCAACAGCCTTATTGTAGATTACGTGTATGACGGACTTTACCAGAAAGGAGATGATTTCTCCCTGAATCCCGATGCAAGGCCGGGTGATGTGCGCGTAAAAGACCTGGATAAGAACGGCACCATCAACCAATATGACCGTACCATTATCGGCCGCACCGTTCCCAAAGGGTGGGGTGGCATCTGGAATTATGTACGGTACAAGCAGTTTTCCATGACGGTATTTGCCAGCTATACCTATGGACATATGATCAGCAATAAAGCCTACCAGGACTATTTGTATTACTCCAGCAAAACAGCCACGCGCACGATAAAGGACGGCTTGAATTACTGGACGCCCGAGAACACCAATACCGATGTTCCCCGGCCCAACCAGTTTGGCCGTTCACTGCGGGCTTTGCAGTCGGGCACTTCCAGCTTTATGGTACAAAAAGGCGATTTCATTCGTATCAGGAATATCACACTGGCCTACGATGTCCCCTCCGCCTTATTATCCAAAGCGAAGATCAATTCATTGCGGGTATATGTACAGGCAGTGGAGCCGTTCCTGTTTACAAAATATAAAGGAATTGATCCGGAGATCGGAACGGGACAATACGATGTGTATCCACGCTACCGTACCTTCTTATTCGGCTTACAATTAAGTTTATAA
- a CDS encoding RagB/SusD family nutrient uptake outer membrane protein, which produces MPAIMNYSKQRLILPALLFVLLAAACSKKLDITPETFVSPEELYKDEQGAVAGVTGIYRKMMDLNSGDYYFVGIVGTDEGKTSSFVPTWGGYWQHYDGINSYNSLMSAQNQLVQGAWNSLYKGIINANTAIKYIPASSASQKVKDRLTAEAKFLRAVFYFKLVQFFGGIPLPTEVEDPKADANGGKPRSSEAEVYALIIDDLNFAATHLDSKGIAEVGRVNKEAAQTLLGKVYLTKKDYPNAKTTLQPLMTTTAAALMSNYADLFKETNENNIESLFEIQYTNENGNTNAQANTLGGWHISNTDSGGGGHVVIPTDYYSNSFETGDARKDASIRYKFYDANGNVVDYWWWADVTKPHVKKYDITDGKSLNGGLSSRNLYYLRYADAILMYAEVLNEQNGTAEALTYLNKIRTRAKLPNWETVLGHEPTQQEMRDELLKERMRELGFEGWRWCDLKRTGKLIDQVKAYNPDAKNYVSNKNLLFPISSREFELNRSLKPSDQNPGF; this is translated from the coding sequence ATGCCTGCCATAATGAACTATAGCAAACAACGGTTGATATTGCCCGCACTGTTATTCGTACTGCTGGCTGCCGCTTGTAGCAAGAAACTGGATATTACACCGGAAACCTTCGTGTCGCCCGAAGAATTGTACAAAGACGAACAGGGTGCAGTGGCCGGTGTTACCGGTATTTACCGGAAGATGATGGACCTCAACAGTGGCGATTATTACTTCGTGGGTATTGTAGGTACCGACGAAGGAAAAACAAGTTCTTTTGTACCTACCTGGGGTGGCTATTGGCAACATTATGATGGCATCAACAGTTACAATAGCCTGATGAGTGCGCAGAACCAGCTGGTGCAGGGCGCCTGGAACTCCTTGTACAAAGGCATTATTAATGCCAATACCGCCATAAAATACATCCCTGCCTCCAGTGCTTCGCAAAAAGTGAAGGACAGGCTTACAGCCGAAGCCAAATTTTTACGCGCGGTATTCTATTTTAAGCTGGTGCAGTTCTTTGGTGGCATACCCCTGCCTACTGAAGTAGAAGATCCCAAAGCGGATGCCAATGGCGGTAAACCCCGGAGCAGCGAAGCAGAAGTATATGCGTTGATTATTGATGACCTGAATTTCGCCGCCACACACCTCGATAGCAAAGGCATTGCAGAAGTTGGCCGGGTAAATAAAGAAGCAGCGCAGACCCTATTGGGCAAGGTATACCTCACCAAAAAAGATTACCCCAATGCCAAAACCACCCTGCAGCCATTGATGACGACTACCGCTGCAGCCCTCATGAGTAATTATGCCGACCTGTTTAAGGAAACCAATGAAAACAACATTGAATCCCTGTTTGAAATACAGTACACCAACGAGAATGGCAATACCAATGCACAGGCAAACACCCTGGGCGGCTGGCATATCTCTAATACAGATTCCGGCGGTGGGGGCCATGTGGTAATTCCCACGGATTATTACAGCAACAGCTTTGAAACTGGTGATGCGAGGAAAGATGCTTCTATCCGGTACAAATTTTATGATGCCAATGGTAATGTGGTAGATTACTGGTGGTGGGCCGATGTGACCAAACCCCATGTTAAGAAGTATGATATCACCGATGGCAAATCATTGAATGGTGGCCTGTCATCCCGCAACCTGTATTATTTACGGTATGCCGATGCCATACTGATGTATGCCGAAGTATTGAATGAGCAGAATGGAACGGCGGAGGCGCTTACTTACCTGAATAAGATCCGTACCCGTGCAAAACTGCCCAACTGGGAAACGGTATTGGGACATGAACCCACGCAACAGGAAATGCGGGATGAATTATTGAAAGAGCGTATGCGGGAGCTGGGCTTCGAAGGCTGGCGCTGGTGCGACCTTAAAAGAACGGGAAAGCTGATTGACCAGGTTAAGGCTTACAACCCCGATGCAAAGAACTATGTGTCCAACAAGAACTTATTGTTCCCCATATCATCCAGGGAGTTTGAGCTTAACCGCTCTTTGAAACCCAGCGACCAGAACCCGGGATTTTAA
- a CDS encoding alpha-amylase family protein, with amino-acid sequence MNRILIFLLYTITLPALAPAQQTQLAGDSLVVSNSHVRIVANLQSGKVHYRFASAAQFENTTAYVQDLRTGGYTSTGFTRHSFTTDHLNNPLGKGICINLVHEDAEKPVRLIQYITIYEVQPFILLSVEASAKNKDALVETRDISPLTVLPAQQGKIILPGASPLFTDYPFDNDNWVDVVSRPWPSAGKGISGISYELASAYDEHAKNGFAVGSLVHDFWKTGIRYATGSTAGQVDSFIVYGGAATKDDPSLPDSYGGKDGSHDYVAHGTQLGNAVYSPLIYLSASSDIRNDLVGFGNTVKKVSGSLTWNKPAPFYWNSFGVEGVLGYGKVMMPLDVAKISDFLHSLNNFNKTTQPVLSIDSYDGSIYTTEVLQSISRYGKKKGQQMGFYFIPFALWTWKNNISGSKLTNTDHPLSEVLLLDDKHNYIPYKDGEWGAFPIDPTHPYTREYIIAQLKKAKAIDAKFIKIDFLSAGALESTRRYNPAIRSGIQAYDYGMKMLKQLVDSIMGPDIFITQAISPLFPHQYAHTRFLSTDVYSHLRNDQPGFPHYGSTAASMVSATHFWWTQGSLWPYTNMDVVVMKNFQKNKDLSEQEVKVRLFSMMALGSIVGDGSDLRNAAAAERAKKYLNNAAVCDFFSKPKAFTPLRFPVGNGQSQQLSYYLPGDTILVAAFNFDTEKSLAASFPQAELKWQNREYTLQDFLTGKEIGRINKGQSSFTLDIGVKDAVMIKLVPRD; translated from the coding sequence TTGAACAGGATACTTATCTTTTTATTGTATACAATCACACTCCCGGCCCTCGCCCCCGCGCAACAAACACAGCTCGCGGGCGATAGCCTGGTGGTGAGCAACAGTCATGTACGTATAGTGGCCAACCTCCAGTCAGGCAAAGTACATTACCGGTTTGCGTCCGCCGCTCAATTTGAAAATACCACGGCGTATGTGCAGGACCTGAGGACCGGTGGCTATACTTCAACAGGGTTTACACGACACAGTTTTACAACAGATCACCTCAACAACCCCCTGGGCAAAGGGATTTGCATCAACCTGGTGCATGAAGACGCAGAGAAGCCCGTAAGGTTGATACAATACATTACTATTTATGAGGTACAACCGTTCATACTACTAAGCGTAGAGGCGTCGGCAAAGAATAAAGACGCCCTGGTGGAAACAAGGGATATCTCTCCGCTTACCGTTTTGCCCGCGCAGCAGGGAAAGATCATCCTGCCGGGCGCCAGCCCCCTTTTTACAGATTACCCTTTTGACAACGACAATTGGGTGGATGTAGTATCGCGTCCATGGCCATCGGCTGGCAAAGGTATATCCGGCATCAGCTATGAGCTGGCATCCGCCTATGATGAACATGCTAAAAATGGATTTGCTGTTGGGAGCCTGGTACATGATTTCTGGAAAACGGGTATCCGCTATGCTACCGGATCAACGGCTGGACAGGTAGATTCTTTCATTGTGTACGGTGGCGCTGCTACGAAAGATGACCCTTCATTACCCGATTCCTATGGCGGCAAAGATGGTTCGCACGATTATGTGGCGCATGGAACACAGCTGGGCAATGCCGTATATTCTCCCCTGATCTATTTATCTGCGTCGTCAGATATACGGAACGACCTGGTGGGATTTGGCAATACGGTAAAGAAGGTTTCCGGCAGCCTTACCTGGAATAAGCCTGCTCCTTTTTACTGGAACAGTTTTGGCGTGGAAGGCGTACTGGGATACGGGAAAGTGATGATGCCGCTGGATGTGGCAAAGATCTCCGATTTCCTCCATTCGCTGAACAACTTCAATAAAACCACGCAGCCTGTTTTAAGTATTGATTCGTACGATGGAAGTATTTACACTACCGAAGTGCTGCAGTCGATAAGCCGGTATGGAAAAAAGAAGGGGCAGCAAATGGGATTTTATTTCATCCCCTTTGCTTTGTGGACATGGAAGAATAATATCAGCGGGTCAAAACTTACCAATACAGACCATCCGCTCAGCGAAGTATTACTGTTGGACGATAAGCACAATTACATACCCTATAAAGATGGAGAGTGGGGCGCCTTTCCCATCGATCCTACACATCCTTATACCCGGGAGTATATTATCGCGCAATTGAAAAAGGCGAAAGCAATAGATGCCAAATTCATCAAAATAGACTTTTTATCGGCGGGTGCACTGGAATCTACAAGACGGTATAACCCTGCCATACGATCGGGCATACAGGCTTACGATTATGGCATGAAGATGCTGAAACAGTTGGTGGATTCCATCATGGGGCCTGATATTTTTATTACACAGGCCATATCCCCCCTGTTCCCCCATCAGTATGCACATACCAGGTTCTTATCTACCGATGTGTATTCCCACCTGCGCAATGATCAACCAGGATTTCCTCATTATGGCAGCACAGCTGCTTCCATGGTCAGCGCCACGCATTTTTGGTGGACACAGGGTAGTCTCTGGCCCTATACCAATATGGATGTAGTAGTCATGAAAAACTTTCAGAAGAACAAAGACCTGAGCGAGCAGGAGGTGAAAGTGCGCCTTTTTTCCATGATGGCATTGGGAAGCATAGTAGGCGATGGCTCCGATCTCAGGAATGCAGCAGCGGCAGAAAGAGCTAAAAAGTATTTAAACAATGCGGCAGTATGTGATTTCTTCAGCAAGCCAAAAGCTTTTACACCATTGCGTTTCCCCGTAGGTAATGGCCAGTCGCAGCAGCTGAGTTATTACCTGCCTGGTGATACCATCCTGGTAGCAGCATTCAACTTTGATACGGAAAAAAGCCTGGCGGCCTCCTTTCCGCAAGCTGAACTTAAATGGCAAAACAGGGAATATACTTTACAGGACTTTTTAACAGGTAAGGAAATAGGCAGGATCAATAAAGGACAATCATCATTCACCCTTGATATAGGTGTAAAAGATGCAGTAATGATAAAACTGGTGCCGCGAGACTAA
- a CDS encoding DUF5107 domain-containing protein: MSVKAWVEKVTIPTYRIGEPEKNPMFLEKRVYQGSSGVVYPHPVIEKIADEKHDQEYTAVYLENEYLLIMVLPEIGGRIQRAYDKVRKRDFVYYNQVIKPALVGLAGPWISGGIEFNWPQHHRPSTFSPVDYTIEEQADGSKTVWVNETELMFRTKGMAGFTMHPGKAYLEIKGRLFNRSPFTQTFLWWANPAVKVNEHYQSVFPPDVYAVFDHGKRDVSDFPIATGTYYKVNYAPGTDISRYNTIPVPTSYMAIRSGYDFMGCYEHDTQAGMLHVADHHVSPGKKQWTWGNGDFGFAWDRSLTDEDGPYIELMTGVFTDNQPDFSWLQPNEVKSFEQYFMPYALIGAVKNATKEAMLNLEADGSSLQIKVYATSLYKNAKVTLWQDDKEVRSYVADISPEQVFVERYTTGSAVNITAWKLAVADSNGHELVSWQPAMPTEKEIPAAARAAKLPSEIEQVEELFLNGLHLEQYRHATYNPVHYYEEALRRSPGDVRCNNAMGLLLLRRGQFAKAEPYFRKAISTLTTRNPNPYDGEPYYNLGWSLLMQDRLNDAYEAFYKATWNDAWQHSGFLMLARIASKQQRFEWALAHINKALIRNYHSHTARHVKAALLRKLNRPEEALQLITESIAIDPFNTGCYFERSLIYKQLGNLSEATRALHQVQRLMRNDRNNYFELSLDYAHAGFYAEATDLLSLFINDKGAVSPLVYYYKGWYAMQDKLTAIAAGHFATASRLQPDGCFPNKIEEVLILQAALAINPADAVAAYALGNLWYDKRQYAEAVQCWEQSARANEAFPTVYRNLSLAYFNKLQDKPKALALLEKAFALDTNDARVLMELDQLYKIMRKSFEERLALLNQYPLLVAQRDDLYLEKITLHNNRGEFEQAKALLASRRFHPWEGGEGKVVGQFLLCYLELAKLALLHSNYGEVIRLLKVLEQYPENLGEGKLYGAQENDMHYLLGCAYEGLQEEATAAEYFRMATVGISEPVQAIYYNDPQPDKIVYQALAWRKLGEDAKADTIFKKFIDFGEQHRDDHIRIDYFAVSLPDMLVFDIDIDQRNKVHCTYLIALGHLGLGNETKAVALLKEVLATELNHQGAITHLKMIPFFARHAAVTG; the protein is encoded by the coding sequence ATGAGTGTAAAAGCCTGGGTTGAAAAAGTAACCATTCCTACCTACAGAATTGGCGAACCCGAAAAGAATCCGATGTTCCTGGAAAAACGGGTGTACCAGGGCAGCAGTGGTGTGGTGTATCCACACCCGGTGATCGAAAAGATTGCCGATGAAAAACATGACCAGGAATATACCGCCGTATACCTGGAAAATGAATACCTGCTCATTATGGTATTGCCTGAGATCGGGGGACGCATACAACGGGCCTACGACAAAGTGCGCAAGCGTGATTTTGTATATTACAACCAGGTGATCAAACCCGCATTGGTAGGGCTTGCGGGACCATGGATATCAGGAGGCATTGAATTTAACTGGCCGCAGCATCACCGGCCCAGCACCTTCAGCCCGGTAGACTATACGATCGAAGAACAGGCAGATGGCAGCAAAACAGTATGGGTGAATGAGACAGAGCTCATGTTCCGCACCAAGGGCATGGCCGGCTTTACCATGCACCCCGGCAAAGCATACCTCGAAATAAAAGGAAGACTGTTTAACCGTTCCCCTTTTACACAAACATTTTTGTGGTGGGCCAATCCGGCCGTGAAAGTGAATGAACATTATCAATCTGTTTTCCCACCCGATGTATATGCCGTATTTGACCATGGCAAAAGAGATGTATCCGACTTTCCGATTGCTACAGGCACCTATTATAAGGTAAACTATGCGCCGGGTACAGACATTTCGAGGTACAACACCATCCCCGTTCCCACTTCCTATATGGCCATTCGTTCCGGGTATGATTTTATGGGTTGCTATGAGCACGATACCCAGGCTGGTATGCTGCATGTGGCTGATCACCATGTGTCGCCGGGCAAAAAGCAATGGACCTGGGGCAATGGCGATTTTGGATTTGCCTGGGACAGGAGCCTGACCGACGAGGATGGTCCGTATATTGAATTGATGACGGGCGTGTTTACCGATAACCAACCCGACTTTAGCTGGCTGCAGCCCAATGAAGTAAAAAGCTTCGAGCAATACTTTATGCCTTATGCCCTGATAGGAGCCGTTAAGAATGCCACCAAAGAAGCCATGCTCAATCTCGAAGCAGATGGTAGCTCCTTACAGATAAAAGTGTATGCCACCTCCTTGTATAAGAATGCAAAGGTCACGTTGTGGCAGGACGACAAAGAAGTGAGATCGTACGTAGCTGATATTTCACCGGAACAGGTATTTGTAGAGCGATACACAACCGGTTCGGCGGTAAATATTACAGCCTGGAAACTTGCTGTGGCAGACAGCAATGGCCATGAATTGGTAAGCTGGCAGCCTGCCATGCCCACAGAAAAGGAAATACCTGCTGCCGCCAGGGCCGCCAAACTGCCTTCGGAAATTGAACAGGTAGAAGAGCTGTTCCTGAATGGCCTGCACCTGGAGCAATACCGTCATGCTACCTATAACCCCGTACACTATTATGAAGAGGCCCTGAGAAGAAGCCCCGGTGATGTGCGTTGCAACAATGCCATGGGCTTGCTGCTGCTGCGTCGTGGGCAGTTCGCTAAGGCGGAGCCTTATTTCAGAAAGGCGATCTCTACCTTAACGACCAGGAATCCCAATCCTTATGATGGAGAGCCCTATTACAACCTGGGTTGGTCATTGTTGATGCAGGACCGCTTGAACGATGCGTATGAAGCTTTTTACAAAGCTACCTGGAATGATGCCTGGCAGCACAGTGGCTTTTTAATGCTGGCGAGGATCGCCTCCAAACAACAGCGTTTTGAATGGGCATTGGCCCACATCAATAAAGCCTTGATCAGGAATTACCACAGCCATACCGCCAGGCACGTGAAAGCAGCATTGCTGCGGAAGCTCAACAGGCCCGAAGAGGCTTTACAGCTGATCACGGAGTCGATCGCCATTGACCCGTTTAATACCGGTTGTTATTTTGAACGCTCCCTGATCTACAAACAGCTGGGCAACCTGTCGGAGGCCACCAGGGCCTTGCACCAGGTGCAACGACTGATGCGTAATGACAGGAACAACTACTTTGAATTATCGCTGGACTATGCCCATGCAGGCTTCTATGCCGAGGCTACCGACCTGCTGTCCTTGTTCATCAATGACAAGGGAGCTGTTTCGCCCCTCGTATATTACTACAAAGGTTGGTATGCAATGCAGGATAAGCTGACAGCTATAGCTGCCGGACATTTTGCCACCGCAAGCCGGCTACAACCGGATGGCTGTTTCCCCAATAAGATAGAGGAAGTACTGATCTTACAGGCTGCCCTGGCAATCAACCCGGCAGATGCTGTAGCCGCCTATGCACTGGGCAATTTATGGTACGACAAGCGGCAGTATGCGGAAGCCGTTCAATGTTGGGAACAATCTGCCAGGGCTAATGAGGCATTCCCTACCGTATACCGCAACCTGTCGCTGGCCTACTTCAACAAGCTGCAGGATAAACCCAAGGCCCTGGCCCTGTTGGAAAAAGCCTTTGCCCTCGATACCAATGATGCCCGCGTACTGATGGAGCTGGACCAGTTATACAAGATAATGCGTAAGTCGTTTGAAGAGCGGCTGGCATTGCTCAATCAGTATCCCCTCCTGGTGGCCCAGCGTGATGACCTGTACCTGGAGAAAATAACCTTGCACAACAACAGGGGAGAATTTGAACAGGCAAAAGCTTTACTGGCTTCGCGGCGGTTCCATCCCTGGGAAGGCGGAGAAGGAAAAGTGGTAGGGCAGTTCTTATTGTGCTACCTCGAATTGGCGAAGCTCGCCTTATTACACAGCAATTACGGGGAGGTCATCAGGTTATTAAAAGTGTTGGAGCAATATCCCGAAAACCTGGGCGAAGGCAAGTTGTATGGCGCTCAGGAGAATGATATGCATTACCTGTTGGGTTGTGCCTATGAAGGATTGCAGGAGGAAGCAACGGCGGCGGAGTATTTCAGGATGGCTACCGTGGGCATCAGCGAACCGGTACAGGCCATTTATTACAATGATCCGCAGCCCGATAAGATAGTATACCAGGCATTGGCATGGCGCAAATTGGGAGAGGACGCGAAGGCCGATACGATCTTTAAAAAGTTTATTGATTTTGGCGAACAACATCGTGATGATCATATCCGCATAGATTACTTTGCTGTTTCCCTGCCGGATATGCTGGTATTTGATATCGACATTGATCAGCGCAATAAAGTACACTGTACGTACCTCATTGCCCTGGGCCACCTTGGTTTGGGTAACGAAACGAAAGCCGTGGCATTATTAAAGGAAGTGCTGGCCACAGAGCTCAACCACCAGGGGGCAATAACCCATTTGAAAATGATCCCGTTCTTTGCTCGTCATGCAGCAGTAACGGGTTAA